A portion of the Halobacillus ihumii genome contains these proteins:
- a CDS encoding YfhO family protein, whose translation MITKRNLTILFISSLVLAILAHLFFLKEWTQEQYMVGPNDGLQQMMTFKKLLYEQYTSGNFFYSYQFGLGGGTYSQLAFYFATAFVFIITTGIVFILESLNIVGTPDTLFWAQAAVFISICRMTLIIAVTTLMFRYMKIQWLPAFVGASIYGLSVIYFRHVIYWEFFADAMLWVPLLVFGVEKVIREARCGWLIAAIAITLFNNFYFAYVNLIFVAIYVVFRMMIHLENDETPRGKQCKLYIISGLLGFGISSVAFIPAVYGYLHNYRPAYPLPIEAIDFPYNIIYSSPYVMVSAIFLLVLFTFSLYKIPIFRLFALISAMFILLHFSPYVASAFNGFSAPQYRWEYLLSFTMGGAVAAGLHFLSQAGKTTILRAAALVVLTYLIACLADPSIEFLSARGIGMVSIMLITLSMAAILIWNRRKHWQLLLCTFVLLTNIGLANVTQYAISEHSVKKVSKSYLTSKDYNGEEQRELLQKMKERGSSPFYRIDWTIGYLNNTPIVQDFNGISAYSSILNQNLLYLYLYDLNIDMGRESVSRFSTLGNRANLYSLLQGKYMMREKDNADDIPYGFKKIIESEHYVAFENTNLLPFVRTTDEVFSEKDMEDAVILEREHAMLEGVIVDDPAQQTNGDTHEVPNIIDQVTVEPVGASFENNKLTVTKKEGGLDLIVQQPKADTEDYYVSFHLESLAKSEGFAVKVNDYRTTRKHNQSIYKTYVDDLTIRVAASEKIPIRVPEGEYILTDLALYEENYQTLKTAKEQASTSAEFKWINNKLTITYNNQGHDRYMMLPIPYERGWEVEINNEKQPLKKVNYAFVGFPIKEGINHIELVYYPPFFKICLVISIVSIMMAVLCVRRKKFKRDFSR comes from the coding sequence ATGATAACCAAACGAAATCTGACCATCCTGTTCATCTCAAGCCTGGTTCTCGCCATCCTTGCCCATCTATTCTTTTTAAAAGAATGGACACAGGAGCAATATATGGTAGGGCCAAATGACGGTTTGCAGCAAATGATGACCTTTAAAAAACTCCTCTATGAACAATATACTAGCGGGAATTTCTTTTACTCCTATCAATTCGGTTTAGGAGGCGGTACATATAGCCAACTGGCCTTTTACTTCGCAACAGCTTTTGTCTTCATCATAACAACAGGAATTGTTTTCATATTGGAATCACTAAACATAGTCGGAACCCCCGATACGCTCTTTTGGGCACAGGCCGCTGTCTTTATTAGCATTTGCCGGATGACATTGATTATTGCGGTGACAACCCTCATGTTTCGCTACATGAAAATTCAATGGTTGCCTGCCTTTGTCGGGGCCAGCATCTACGGTTTATCTGTTATCTACTTCCGTCATGTCATCTACTGGGAGTTCTTTGCTGATGCTATGCTCTGGGTTCCGCTGCTAGTATTCGGTGTGGAAAAAGTAATCCGGGAAGCCCGATGTGGATGGTTGATCGCGGCTATCGCGATCACGCTTTTTAACAATTTTTACTTCGCTTATGTGAATCTGATTTTCGTTGCGATTTATGTTGTGTTTCGCATGATGATTCATTTAGAAAACGATGAAACGCCTAGAGGAAAGCAATGCAAGCTATATATCATTAGCGGACTGCTGGGCTTCGGGATCAGTTCAGTCGCCTTTATTCCGGCAGTGTACGGTTACCTTCACAATTACCGGCCTGCTTATCCGCTCCCTATTGAAGCGATTGACTTCCCGTACAATATTATCTATTCAAGTCCATATGTCATGGTCTCTGCAATTTTCTTGCTGGTTCTGTTCACCTTTTCCCTATATAAAATTCCGATTTTCCGTCTATTTGCTTTGATCAGTGCCATGTTTATTCTGCTCCACTTCAGTCCGTATGTAGCAAGTGCCTTTAATGGATTCTCAGCACCTCAATACCGCTGGGAATACTTGTTGTCCTTTACGATGGGAGGTGCGGTAGCTGCAGGATTACATTTTTTAAGTCAAGCCGGGAAAACGACGATCCTTAGAGCAGCTGCCTTAGTAGTACTCACTTATCTGATCGCCTGTCTGGCCGACCCATCGATAGAATTTCTTTCAGCCAGGGGCATCGGAATGGTTTCCATCATGCTGATTACCCTCTCCATGGCCGCTATACTTATTTGGAATCGACGAAAACATTGGCAGCTTCTATTGTGTACTTTTGTGCTGTTAACCAATATCGGACTGGCAAACGTGACCCAATATGCCATTTCAGAACATAGCGTTAAGAAAGTATCCAAAAGTTATTTAACCAGTAAGGATTACAACGGCGAAGAACAGCGAGAATTGTTACAAAAAATGAAAGAACGAGGTTCCAGTCCCTTTTACCGAATCGATTGGACAATTGGTTACTTAAATAATACTCCAATTGTCCAGGATTTTAATGGAATCAGTGCCTATTCAAGCATTCTCAATCAGAACCTGCTCTACTTATATTTGTACGATTTAAACATCGACATGGGCCGAGAAAGCGTCAGCCGTTTTTCCACGCTTGGAAACCGAGCAAACTTATACAGTTTACTACAAGGTAAATATATGATGAGAGAAAAGGACAACGCCGATGACATTCCATACGGCTTTAAAAAAATAATCGAGTCAGAACACTATGTCGCTTTTGAGAACACAAATCTTCTGCCATTTGTCCGCACGACCGATGAAGTTTTTTCCGAAAAGGATATGGAAGACGCAGTCATTCTAGAAAGAGAGCATGCTATGTTAGAAGGCGTTATTGTGGACGATCCTGCGCAACAAACTAATGGTGACACTCACGAAGTGCCCAATATCATTGACCAGGTGACAGTGGAACCCGTTGGCGCCTCGTTTGAAAATAACAAGCTCACAGTCACCAAGAAAGAAGGCGGTCTCGACCTTATTGTCCAGCAGCCCAAAGCAGATACAGAGGACTACTACGTCAGCTTTCACCTTGAAAGTTTAGCCAAAAGTGAGGGCTTTGCCGTAAAAGTCAACGATTACAGGACAACTCGCAAACACAACCAATCGATCTACAAAACATACGTGGATGACCTTACGATTCGAGTAGCCGCATCCGAGAAAATTCCCATCCGCGTGCCCGAAGGCGAGTACATTCTAACGGATCTTGCCTTATACGAAGAAAATTACCAAACATTGAAGACGGCGAAAGAACAAGCCTCAACGTCTGCGGAATTCAAATGGATAAATAACAAACTAACGATCACCTATAACAATCAAGGTCATGACCGCTACATGATGCTGCCCATCCCTTATGAACGAGGGTGGGAAGTCGAAATCAACAATGAAAAACAACCACTTAAAAAAGTGAATTATGCCTTTGTCGGCTTTCCGATCAAAGAAGGCATCAATCATATTGAGCTCGTGTACTATCCACCGTTTTTTAAAATTTGTTTAGTTATATCTATTGTAAGTATCATGATGGCCGTTCTCTGTGTAAGACGAAAAAAGTTTAAGAGAGATTTCTCCAGATAA
- a CDS encoding OB-fold domain-containing protein, giving the protein MGFTAKYCINCDQILSIDKYYCPVCFLDRLEEKRLSGRGEIYSFTKIYAAPKPLADQAPYYVVLVDLEEGLRVTARYNGDHTEIGEKVELESIDCRTYYFRPIRARVN; this is encoded by the coding sequence ATGGGATTTACGGCGAAGTATTGCATCAACTGTGATCAAATCTTAAGCATCGATAAATATTATTGTCCTGTGTGTTTTTTAGATAGATTAGAGGAGAAACGTCTAAGTGGTAGAGGAGAGATTTACTCATTTACTAAAATTTATGCTGCTCCGAAACCGTTGGCGGATCAAGCTCCCTATTATGTTGTCCTTGTCGATTTAGAGGAAGGCCTAAGAGTTACTGCTAGATATAATGGAGATCACACGGAAATAGGTGAAAAGGTAGAGTTAGAGTCAATTGACTGCAGAACCTATTATTTCAGACCAATAAGGGCAAGGGTTAATTGA
- a CDS encoding thiolase C-terminal domain-containing protein has product MTAVSITGRGITTFGKKSESIKSMMLSACREALIEAGRPKVDAVFVGNFAGGPLGNQEILGSVLTNELGLGKAPSVKVEGACASGGIAFRQAYQLVKAGEYDTVLVAGGEKMTGLDTETVTNAINLAMDNDSNEGASGLTFPGFFGVLANRYMYEFGASKKHLAMVALKNREYAVSNPIAQFKKETSIEEIMNARPITDPLGLFDCSPITDGAAAVVIQKGTNGVEILSSGQASGPPLMQEVEDLMHMSATYESAKKAYETAGLEPKDIDVVELHDCFSMTEIVAIEELGFFEKGEGWQAVAQGLTKHGGTVPVNTSGGLLSKGHPIGATGIAQIIQIIDQLNDKACNQVENARIGLAQNLGGTGAYSTVHIFRKKGA; this is encoded by the coding sequence ATGACTGCAGTATCTATTACTGGAAGAGGGATAACGACCTTCGGTAAAAAAAGTGAATCCATTAAATCAATGATGTTAAGTGCTTGCAGGGAGGCTCTCATTGAAGCAGGCAGGCCAAAAGTAGATGCTGTGTTTGTTGGTAATTTTGCGGGAGGCCCTCTGGGAAATCAGGAGATTTTGGGATCCGTCTTAACCAACGAACTAGGGTTGGGAAAAGCACCGTCAGTTAAAGTTGAAGGAGCTTGTGCATCAGGCGGAATTGCCTTTAGGCAGGCCTATCAGTTAGTTAAAGCAGGAGAATATGATACGGTTTTAGTTGCTGGTGGAGAAAAAATGACAGGGCTTGATACAGAGACCGTAACCAACGCCATAAATCTTGCCATGGATAACGATTCTAATGAAGGTGCATCAGGTCTTACGTTTCCAGGATTTTTCGGTGTATTGGCTAACCGGTATATGTATGAATTTGGAGCCAGTAAGAAACACCTTGCGATGGTTGCATTAAAAAATAGGGAATACGCTGTTTCTAACCCAATCGCTCAGTTCAAGAAAGAAACGAGTATTGAGGAAATTATGAATGCACGGCCGATTACAGATCCACTTGGACTTTTCGATTGCTCTCCCATTACTGATGGAGCTGCTGCAGTTGTTATTCAAAAGGGTACAAATGGTGTGGAAATTTTATCTTCCGGTCAAGCATCAGGCCCGCCCCTTATGCAAGAAGTAGAAGATTTAATGCATATGAGTGCAACCTATGAATCTGCTAAAAAAGCCTATGAAACGGCTGGGTTAGAGCCCAAGGATATCGATGTGGTTGAGCTCCATGATTGTTTCTCTATGACAGAAATTGTAGCCATCGAAGAATTGGGTTTCTTTGAGAAAGGTGAAGGGTGGCAAGCTGTTGCACAGGGACTAACCAAACATGGAGGAACCGTCCCTGTGAATACGAGCGGGGGATTGCTCTCAAAGGGACACCCTATAGGAGCTACAGGAATAGCACAAATCATTCAGATTATAGACCAACTAAATGATAAGGCATGTAATCAAGTGGAAAATGCGCGTATAGGTTTGGCGCAAAATCTGGGCGGTACTGGTGCCTATTCAACGGTTCACATTTTTCGAAAGAAAGGGGCATAA
- a CDS encoding class I adenylate-forming enzyme family protein: METLGALAKKTLIQHKDKPAVKDSKGTITYNQLRKNACRLAHALLGDGLTKGDRVAILMSNRREHIEFDIAIAMTGLIKVPVNYRLHPKELEYIVDNSQASILFGEADLIESVQLPIKKIDVDTEYEFYISNGKEEFPDVQVNEDDLFALMYTSGTTGHPKGGMLSHRNMLSCALSLNMTCEITHEDTIGHVAPLTHGSNFLSQCALFFGLKQVIFNKFDPKDFIDDLEKEEISVIFLVPTLVNLMIHEDNFDPHKLRYIKSINMAGSPIAVEKLNKALNLVGPKFAETYGLVEAPMTITMMPKQELKNYPDSCGATGPFVEMRIVDENGVEVKDGQVGEVTCKGSLVMQGYWNNEEATKESTKDGWFYTGDLGWKDDLGYLRLIDRAKDMIITGGLNVYPREVEEVLNQHPAVKETCVFGVADDKWGEAICAHVVLSTPSEKVSEEELITLCKDNLASFKKPRFVHIVDTLPKNSYGKIMRKTLRENYQLQG, translated from the coding sequence GTGGAAACACTGGGAGCTCTAGCGAAAAAGACTCTAATTCAGCACAAGGATAAACCAGCTGTTAAAGATTCGAAAGGAACCATTACTTACAATCAGTTGCGAAAAAACGCTTGTCGATTAGCGCATGCTTTATTAGGAGATGGCTTAACAAAAGGTGATCGTGTTGCCATATTAATGTCAAACAGGCGGGAGCATATCGAATTTGACATTGCTATTGCGATGACAGGATTAATTAAGGTCCCTGTTAATTACCGCCTTCACCCAAAAGAACTTGAGTATATAGTAGATAACTCGCAAGCCTCCATATTATTTGGTGAGGCGGACTTAATAGAATCTGTTCAACTCCCCATTAAGAAGATAGACGTTGATACAGAGTATGAGTTTTATATTAGTAATGGCAAGGAAGAATTCCCTGATGTTCAGGTCAATGAAGACGATTTATTTGCTCTTATGTACACATCAGGTACGACTGGCCATCCAAAGGGCGGGATGCTCTCTCATCGTAATATGTTATCTTGTGCCCTATCCCTCAACATGACATGTGAAATTACACATGAAGACACGATCGGGCATGTCGCTCCTCTAACCCACGGTAGCAATTTTCTTTCCCAATGCGCCCTATTTTTTGGCTTGAAGCAGGTTATTTTCAATAAATTTGACCCTAAAGATTTTATTGATGACTTAGAAAAAGAAGAGATATCCGTTATATTCCTCGTCCCTACCCTAGTCAACCTTATGATTCACGAAGACAATTTTGATCCACATAAGTTAAGATACATCAAATCTATAAACATGGCAGGATCGCCAATAGCTGTTGAAAAGTTAAACAAAGCTCTAAATTTAGTAGGACCGAAATTTGCTGAAACATACGGTCTAGTCGAAGCGCCTATGACGATTACAATGATGCCCAAGCAGGAGCTTAAGAACTACCCTGATTCATGTGGTGCTACTGGCCCATTTGTAGAGATGAGGATCGTAGACGAAAATGGTGTGGAAGTTAAGGATGGGCAGGTCGGAGAAGTCACCTGCAAGGGGTCACTTGTGATGCAAGGCTACTGGAATAATGAGGAGGCAACAAAAGAATCCACCAAGGATGGTTGGTTCTATACAGGGGATTTAGGGTGGAAGGATGATTTGGGTTATTTACGATTAATCGATAGAGCCAAAGATATGATTATCACCGGGGGGCTTAATGTGTACCCTCGGGAAGTGGAAGAGGTATTAAATCAACATCCAGCAGTGAAAGAAACTTGTGTCTTTGGTGTGGCAGATGACAAATGGGGAGAGGCGATCTGTGCCCATGTTGTTTTAAGTACTCCTTCTGAGAAAGTAAGTGAAGAAGAACTTATTACATTATGTAAGGATAACCTGGCAAGTTTCAAGAAACCACGATTTGTTCACATTGTAGATACTCTTCCGAAAAATAGTTATGGAAAAATTATGAGGAAAACGTTGAGGGAAAACTATCAACTACAGGGGTGA
- a CDS encoding PPC domain-containing DNA-binding protein codes for MKRQSHSLRLDDNVSIFGSLSEGVDLMDGILAECEKHHIRSGLVTCIGSLKEVGYVLFKTVDGLPSGYGNEIGINQPVELVNGTGFICEDENHEMDLHLHGLVTEENGKVSAGHFVRGKNPTLITVEFTIIQSEELKASRTFDKDLGFKVINFSR; via the coding sequence ATGAAGAGGCAAAGTCATTCACTTCGACTAGATGACAATGTTAGTATCTTTGGATCGCTTTCTGAAGGTGTTGACCTCATGGACGGGATCCTGGCAGAATGCGAAAAACATCATATTCGTTCAGGATTAGTTACTTGTATTGGGTCATTGAAAGAAGTAGGCTATGTGCTTTTTAAAACTGTGGATGGTTTACCTTCAGGTTACGGCAACGAAATTGGAATTAATCAGCCAGTTGAATTAGTTAATGGCACTGGTTTTATTTGTGAGGATGAAAACCATGAAATGGATCTCCACCTTCATGGTCTCGTAACAGAAGAAAATGGGAAAGTAAGTGCAGGACATTTTGTACGTGGAAAAAACCCCACATTGATTACAGTTGAATTTACGATTATTCAATCAGAAGAGTTGAAAGCTTCTCGAACATTTGATAAGGATCTTGGATTTAAAGTCATTAACTTTTCGAGATAA
- a CDS encoding SDR family NAD(P)-dependent oxidoreductase, protein MTINLEKKVSIVTGGARGIGAASAIALAKEGSHIVLVDLLDCEETIQRIKDVNLTVEAISYAIDIKEREQVEKVVNETVQHFGHIDVVVNNAGTCSRLDLENMTDEMWFRDINTNLRGTFLFSQAAIYPHMKKQNSGKIINISSISGIMGGPFSKGDGENGRSGPAYAASKGGVIAMTKWIAKEVGGLGINCNSIAPGPVETDITKGMNYELNQAIKRMGTPEDIAEAVVYLARADYVTGEVLKVCGGSAIG, encoded by the coding sequence ATGACTATTAATCTTGAAAAGAAAGTATCGATTGTAACTGGTGGAGCAAGAGGGATAGGTGCTGCTTCTGCAATTGCGTTGGCTAAAGAGGGTTCTCATATAGTCCTAGTAGATCTATTAGATTGTGAGGAAACGATTCAACGTATAAAGGATGTTAATCTAACAGTGGAGGCTATATCTTACGCGATCGACATTAAAGAGAGGGAGCAAGTTGAAAAGGTTGTCAATGAAACCGTACAACACTTTGGACATATTGATGTTGTTGTTAACAATGCCGGCACATGCTCACGGTTAGATTTAGAAAATATGACGGATGAAATGTGGTTCAGAGACATCAATACGAACCTTAGGGGAACCTTTCTTTTTTCTCAAGCGGCTATTTACCCACATATGAAAAAACAGAATTCAGGAAAGATCATCAATATTAGTTCCATTTCCGGTATCATGGGGGGGCCTTTTTCAAAGGGAGACGGAGAAAACGGTCGTTCTGGTCCTGCGTATGCCGCTTCGAAAGGTGGAGTCATTGCCATGACGAAATGGATTGCAAAAGAGGTGGGAGGCTTAGGAATAAATTGTAACAGCATTGCACCGGGCCCTGTAGAAACCGACATTACTAAGGGTATGAACTACGAATTAAATCAGGCGATTAAGAGAATGGGTACTCCAGAAGATATTGCAGAAGCTGTAGTTTATTTGGCTCGTGCTGATTATGTGACAGGTGAAGTCTTGAAGGTTTGCGGAGGTTCAGCTATTGGGTGA
- a CDS encoding TRAP transporter large permease — translation MTELIMFGTFFLLILFNMPIAISLGLAGLLILFLDRGFAALELIPSIMYASISSFALLAIPFFILAGVIMEYAGISKRLIDFANVCVAHRKNGIAIVTIMTALFFAAISGSGPATVAAIGGILIPALVKNGYPKPTAAALIASSGSIGIIIPPSIAFIVYAVIASDIAPITISRMFIAGIIPGLLLGGALLATSYIVIRKKQAGYSQVAAGLEHSEGGMIKPEKPSFKKVVKASSQAIWGLLIPVIILGGIYGGIFTPTEAAVVAVFYALFVGLVIYRELKLKDLPKILIDAGVQTAVIMIIVGTASFLSYIVTTERMAESISNALLGITDNTIIILLLITLILLIVGAFIDAISALYLFVPILLPIAMEIGMNPTTFGVIITVNLAIGLFTPPVGLNLFVAGGISNLSLKQVTSGIVPFLIASIAVLLLLTFIPALSNWLPNLLGM, via the coding sequence ATGACAGAGTTAATCATGTTCGGTACATTTTTCCTTCTGATTCTGTTTAATATGCCCATCGCAATTTCTTTAGGTTTAGCTGGTTTACTTATACTGTTTCTTGACAGAGGGTTTGCAGCCTTAGAGTTAATTCCGAGTATTATGTATGCCAGTATATCATCCTTTGCCCTATTAGCTATCCCGTTTTTTATTCTGGCAGGGGTTATTATGGAATATGCAGGAATTTCTAAAAGATTAATCGATTTTGCAAATGTATGTGTAGCTCATCGTAAGAACGGAATTGCGATAGTGACTATAATGACCGCCTTGTTTTTTGCGGCTATCTCTGGGTCCGGTCCTGCTACAGTAGCTGCTATCGGAGGTATTTTAATTCCCGCCTTGGTGAAAAATGGGTATCCGAAACCTACAGCTGCAGCATTAATCGCAAGCTCAGGTTCAATAGGAATTATTATACCGCCAAGTATCGCGTTCATCGTATATGCTGTTATCGCAAGTGATATAGCGCCCATAACGATTAGCAGGATGTTTATTGCGGGCATTATTCCTGGTCTGTTACTAGGGGGGGCACTATTAGCTACAAGCTACATAGTCATCAGAAAGAAACAAGCAGGATATTCCCAAGTAGCTGCAGGGCTCGAACATTCTGAAGGGGGAATGATTAAACCGGAGAAACCTTCCTTTAAAAAAGTAGTTAAAGCATCTTCTCAAGCCATATGGGGTCTCTTAATTCCTGTAATCATTCTTGGAGGGATTTATGGAGGAATCTTCACACCGACAGAAGCTGCAGTAGTTGCCGTGTTTTATGCATTGTTTGTTGGATTGGTCATCTATAGAGAACTAAAGCTAAAGGATTTACCGAAAATTCTAATTGATGCGGGAGTTCAAACAGCAGTTATTATGATTATTGTAGGGACTGCCTCATTTCTTTCCTATATTGTTACCACTGAACGTATGGCTGAAAGCATATCCAACGCTCTTCTAGGAATAACGGACAACACGATTATTATTCTGTTATTGATTACACTTATTTTACTGATTGTTGGAGCATTTATAGATGCGATCTCTGCGCTCTATTTATTTGTTCCCATCTTATTGCCCATTGCAATGGAAATTGGCATGAACCCGACAACGTTTGGCGTGATTATTACAGTTAACTTGGCTATCGGGCTATTTACTCCTCCGGTTGGTCTCAACTTGTTCGTAGCTGGCGGAATATCGAACTTGTCCCTAAAACAAGTCACTAGTGGAATTGTCCCTTTTCTCATTGCCTCGATTGCCGTTCTCTTGTTACTTACATTTATTCCAGCGTTATCTAATTGGTTGCCAAATTTACTCGGTATGTAA
- a CDS encoding TRAP transporter small permease → MSKGLLYVEYTILALSLAIMAIITFANVLSRFIFNFSFAFTQEVTVNLFVILTFVGASIGIYKGAHLGFDLIYDKLNKMSRAMVSIAIGVLIVFFFGVLAYHGIGIVMSQMDRQQITPALGWPQWVFTLGLPIGCVLCIIRTIESTMNSLRRSKDEDVNSL, encoded by the coding sequence ATGAGTAAAGGACTACTCTATGTCGAGTACACTATATTAGCGCTAAGTTTAGCGATTATGGCGATCATTACATTTGCAAATGTACTTTCCAGATTTATATTTAATTTTTCCTTTGCGTTTACTCAAGAAGTAACCGTGAATCTATTTGTAATCCTTACCTTTGTAGGTGCTTCTATAGGAATCTATAAAGGGGCACATCTCGGGTTTGATTTGATTTATGACAAGTTAAATAAAATGAGTAGGGCAATGGTAAGCATCGCTATAGGGGTATTAATTGTGTTCTTTTTTGGAGTGCTCGCTTACCACGGAATAGGGATTGTTATGTCACAAATGGACAGACAACAAATTACTCCTGCACTTGGTTGGCCACAATGGGTATTTACGCTAGGTTTGCCGATTGGATGTGTCTTGTGCATTATTAGAACAATCGAGTCCACGATGAATAGTTTACGCAGAAGTAAGGATGAGGATGTGAACAGCTTATGA
- a CDS encoding DctP family TRAP transporter solute-binding subunit: MKKILLGLLLTALTVILAACGGGEKASGDAKGKTYELDMSVTVGEASTWYKAAQRFAEDVKEKSDGRITISVYPNEQLSGGDSGTAVAQVSNGTQDLSYNSTIIYSIMDQRLGVLSAPFLFPDLDTAYSLLDGKGGEMINDIIRENGIEPLGFAQNGFRQVTNNVHPIKTPDDLEGLKIRVPGINMYTDLWREFGADPTTMTFSEVFTALQQGTIDGQENPVDVIHSSQLNEVQKYMTIWDYSFDPLILGMNKELFDSMSEEDQKILKESAADANAWQIEQAQKLEAEQLKELEASGMEIYELSKEEKEAFKKIAQPIYDKYKEVWGEELLKAFQTE; the protein is encoded by the coding sequence GTGAAGAAGATTTTGCTAGGCTTATTATTGACAGCGCTTACAGTAATTCTTGCTGCGTGTGGAGGAGGAGAAAAGGCGAGCGGTGACGCCAAAGGTAAGACGTATGAGCTGGACATGTCAGTAACTGTCGGAGAGGCTTCGACATGGTACAAAGCTGCTCAGAGATTTGCAGAGGATGTGAAAGAGAAATCTGACGGACGTATTACGATTTCAGTTTACCCAAATGAACAACTATCTGGTGGTGACTCAGGTACGGCCGTAGCACAAGTGTCTAATGGGACTCAAGATTTATCCTATAATTCAACCATTATTTACTCCATTATGGATCAACGTTTAGGGGTATTAAGTGCACCATTTCTATTCCCCGATCTTGACACCGCTTATTCATTACTAGATGGAAAAGGCGGAGAGATGATCAATGACATTATAAGAGAAAATGGAATTGAACCTCTTGGGTTTGCTCAGAACGGTTTTCGCCAGGTTACAAACAATGTTCACCCCATTAAAACTCCTGACGACTTAGAGGGTCTTAAGATTAGGGTTCCTGGGATCAATATGTACACAGATTTATGGCGGGAATTCGGTGCAGATCCAACAACCATGACTTTTTCAGAAGTATTTACCGCTCTGCAGCAAGGGACTATTGATGGTCAAGAAAACCCAGTTGACGTTATTCATTCTTCACAACTGAATGAAGTTCAGAAATATATGACCATCTGGGACTATTCCTTTGATCCACTGATTTTAGGAATGAATAAGGAATTGTTTGATTCAATGAGTGAAGAAGATCAAAAAATTCTAAAAGAATCAGCTGCGGATGCAAATGCATGGCAAATTGAGCAGGCCCAAAAGCTGGAAGCAGAGCAATTAAAAGAGTTAGAAGCGAGTGGAATGGAGATTTACGAGCTAAGTAAGGAAGAAAAAGAAGCATTCAAAAAGATAGCGCAACCGATCTATGACAAATATAAAGAGGTTTGGGGAGAGGAATTACTGAAAGCCTTCCAAACAGAATAA
- a CDS encoding IclR family transcriptional regulator — MGLDYNIKSVERVFEIVKTLSSKPQAPAELATNLNMNKSTVHRFISTLLELGYIEKLPDHSIRLSQSFINLGVNAQNQYEVVNLSKPYLLTLAEEFKESALLAVFNGNESEYVDKVESSHTVRIVFEPGQKAPAYAVASGKVFLSSLEEKELKQYLDNLKLVPHTQNTIINRDELEKEIAHVKKTGYAVDHEEFEIGLRGFACPIKDHKGKIIAAICIAGIAPRITDEKRIQHIISSILVTAKEISTRMGYQSLEPESSFVPK; from the coding sequence ATGGGATTGGATTATAATATTAAAAGTGTAGAAAGAGTATTTGAAATTGTTAAGACGTTATCAAGTAAACCCCAGGCACCTGCAGAATTAGCCACTAATCTAAACATGAACAAGAGTACGGTCCATCGTTTTATTTCCACCTTATTAGAATTAGGATACATTGAGAAATTGCCTGATCACTCCATCCGTCTATCACAGTCTTTCATTAATCTTGGAGTCAATGCCCAAAATCAATATGAAGTAGTTAATTTGTCAAAGCCATACTTACTAACTTTGGCCGAAGAATTTAAAGAAAGTGCCCTATTAGCTGTGTTTAATGGTAACGAAAGTGAATATGTCGATAAGGTTGAGAGTTCTCACACGGTTAGAATCGTTTTTGAACCTGGCCAAAAAGCACCTGCCTATGCAGTTGCTTCAGGGAAAGTGTTTTTGTCTTCACTCGAAGAGAAGGAGCTTAAGCAATATTTAGACAATTTGAAACTGGTTCCCCATACCCAAAACACGATTATTAATAGGGATGAGCTAGAGAAAGAAATAGCTCACGTTAAAAAGACTGGTTATGCAGTCGATCACGAGGAATTTGAAATTGGCTTACGTGGATTTGCGTGTCCCATTAAGGATCACAAGGGGAAAATAATCGCAGCCATTTGTATAGCAGGGATAGCCCCAAGGATAACTGATGAAAAAAGGATTCAGCATATTATCTCATCAATCCTTGTCACTGCAAAAGAAATATCAACTCGAATGGGTTATCAAAGTTTAGAACCAGAGAGTAGTTTTGTGCCAAAGTAA